The Mercenaria mercenaria strain notata chromosome 10, MADL_Memer_1, whole genome shotgun sequence genome contains a region encoding:
- the LOC123561529 gene encoding zinc transporter 9-like yields MTIMWHTAFISSQAFRNVAQSGLLNGVKVPLCRHYSHGHRSLIRRLERFTFRLQQKGWSSVTGSGDQGQNDQGSGQQTEEAVVSDKTAKLGSDSYFNKEILRRIKKKQTEQYFIYTENNLMDIQIAKVEYLLEDKDFEKLVKIRRSSPYSSRSAGHSEDGAVFIECAWTQDIEKLAIEKWGSLEKLQREKLLRQYRGWPGSSYVASNKKPTFYAKMLESFGKDSGAVVLVALLMNMFNAGFKGGVWILTGSPSMFSEFMHSCGDTMNQLFLAIGRYLSLQHPDASHPYGYRNHVHIWSILSGVMIFSLGCGLTLYHGILGILHPIVIDPNSLKWALYVLGGTLATESASLGYAILEISRKAKSAGMSFVSFVKDGDDPLCNVVLLEDAAGVIGVIICATAMTGSYILGMPLLDAIGSLVISGMLGGVSAFLFKTNADRLLGKALPYEAEIKKYMESDRFINAVLDNKTLDFGDESRFKSEVVLDAKLITKHFLNTEVDMDAMLVKWKGVNTTDDMEKFLEEFGSQIYDQIVAHVDRKEQDIKKKFPEIRHIDIEPS; encoded by the exons GTGTAAAGGTTCCACTATGCAGACACTACTCTCATGGACACAGGTCATTGATCAGGAGACTTGAAAGGTTCACATTTAGGCTGCAGCAGAAAGGATGGAGTTCTGTGACAGGCAGTGGTGATCAAGGACAAAATGATCAG GGATCTGGACAGCAAACAGAAGAAGCTGTTGTAAGTGACAAGACTGCTAAACTTGGTTCAGACAGTTATTTCAACAAGGAAATTTTACGCA GAATCAAAAAGAAGCAAACAGAACAGTACTTTATTTACACGGAAAACAATTTAATGGATATACAGATTGCTAAAGTGGAATACCTTTTGGAAGATAA AGATTTTGAGAAGCTTGTGAAGATCAGAAGAAGCAGTCCTTACAGCTCTAGAAGTGCAGGACATAGTGAAGATGGTGCAGTATTTATTGAGTGTGCCTGGACCCAGGACATTGAGAAACT AGCAATTGAAAAGTGGGGAAGCTTAGAGAAATTACAACGAGAGAAACTTCTCAGACAGTACAGAG GTTGGCCAGGATCTTCATATGTAGCCAGCAACAAG AAACCGACATTCTATGCAAAGATGTTGGAATCATTTGGTAAAGACTCAGGGGCTGTGGTGCTGGTAGCGCTTCTTAT GAATATGTTCAATGCGGGATTTAAAGGTGGGGTATGGATACTAACAGGGTCTCCCAGTATGTTCTCCGAGTTCATGCATTCCTGTGGAGACACAATGAACCAG CTTTTCCTGGCCATAGGAAGATACCTGTCTCTACAACATCCAGACGCTAGTCATCC GTATGGTTACAGAAATCATGTACATATCTGGTCAATTCTCAGTGGAGTGATGATCTTCAGTCTGGGTTGTGGTCTAACATTGTACCATGGTATTCTCGGCATTTTACATCCAATTGTCATAGACCCAAACAGCCTTAAATGG gctCTGTATGTATTGGGAGGAACACTTGCAACAGAATCAG CATCACTGGGTTATGCAATATTAGAAATCTCAAGGAAAGCAAAGTCTGCTGGCATGTCTTTTGTATCATTTG tgaaagatGGGGATGACCCACTATGCAATGTTGTGTTGTTAGAGGATGCTGCAGGAGTTATTGGAGTCATTATATGTGCAACTGCCATGACTGGTAGTTACATAttag GAATGCCACTGTTGGATGCTATTGGCTCATTGGTGATCAGTGGTATGTTAGGAGGTGTCTCGGCATTTCTGTTTAAAACTAATGCTGACAGACTCTTGGGCAA GGCATTACCATATGAAGCAGAAATCAAGAAGTATATGGAAAGTGATAGATTTATAAATGCTGTTTTGGACAATAAGACACTAGATTTTGGAGATGAAAGCCGTTTTAAGTCAGAGGTAGTCTTGGATGCCAAGTTGATTACGAAACATTTTCTCAATACAGAAGTAGACATGGATGCAATGCTGGTT AAATGGAAGGGTGTGAATACAACAGATGACATGGAGAAATTTCTTGAAGAATTTGGTTCCCAGATTTATGATCAGATTGTTGCACATGTAGATAGAAAGGAGCAAGATATAAAG aaaaagtttcCGGAAATCCGACACATTGACATAGAGCCAAGCTGA